Proteins encoded together in one Lachnospiraceae bacterium JLR.KK008 window:
- a CDS encoding nicotinate phosphoribosyltransferase: MDRQNLTLMTDLYELTMMQGYFRHKDQNETVIFDVFYRTNPLDSGYAVCAGLEQVINYIKNLHFSKQDIDYLSSLGIFDRDFLEYLETFHFSGDVYAIAEGTVIFPREPLIKVIAPIMEAQLVETAILTILNHQCLIATKASRVCYAARGDGIMEFGLRRAQGPDAGIYGARAAVIGGCTGTSNVLAGQLFDIPVKGTHAHSWIMSFPDEYTAFKTYAEMYPSACILLVDTYDTLKSGVPNAIRVFQEMRDRGITLSYYGIRLDSGDLAYLSKKARKMLDEAGFPDAVISASNDLDEFLIDSLKVQGAAITSWGVGTNLITSKDCPSFGGVYKLAAVMKEDGTFIPKIKLSENTEKVTNPGNKTVYRVYEKDSGKIKADLICLVDETYSEEDSLLLFDPHEPWKKTKLAPGTYTLREIMTPVFLKGTCVYDTPKTMKIREYCQQELNTLWDETRRLVNPHKVYVDLSRNLYDMKIELLAKMSQ, encoded by the coding sequence ATGGACAGACAAAACCTGACCCTGATGACCGATCTCTATGAATTGACGATGATGCAGGGATATTTTCGGCACAAAGATCAAAATGAGACCGTGATTTTTGACGTATTTTACCGTACCAACCCGTTGGACAGCGGATACGCTGTCTGCGCAGGCCTGGAACAGGTCATAAACTACATCAAGAACCTGCATTTTTCCAAACAGGATATTGATTATCTCTCCAGTCTCGGCATATTCGACAGAGACTTTCTGGAATATCTGGAAACCTTTCACTTCAGCGGTGATGTGTATGCCATCGCGGAAGGCACTGTTATCTTTCCCAGGGAACCACTGATCAAAGTCATCGCGCCCATTATGGAGGCTCAGCTTGTAGAAACAGCAATCCTTACCATATTGAACCATCAATGTCTGATCGCCACTAAAGCGTCCCGTGTCTGCTATGCGGCCAGAGGCGACGGTATTATGGAGTTCGGACTCCGGCGGGCACAGGGTCCCGACGCCGGTATCTATGGCGCAAGAGCGGCTGTTATCGGCGGCTGTACCGGGACAAGCAATGTCCTCGCCGGACAGTTGTTTGATATTCCGGTCAAAGGCACGCATGCCCATAGCTGGATCATGAGTTTTCCCGATGAATATACCGCGTTCAAAACGTATGCGGAGATGTACCCTTCCGCCTGCATCCTCCTCGTCGATACGTACGACACATTAAAATCCGGGGTGCCCAACGCGATCCGTGTTTTTCAGGAAATGCGCGATCGCGGTATCACCCTCTCCTATTATGGAATTCGTCTCGACAGCGGAGATCTTGCTTATCTCTCTAAAAAAGCGAGAAAAATGCTCGACGAAGCAGGTTTCCCTGACGCTGTAATCTCCGCCTCCAACGATCTGGATGAATTTCTTATTGACAGCCTGAAAGTACAGGGAGCCGCCATCACTTCCTGGGGAGTCGGCACCAATCTTATCACTTCCAAAGACTGCCCTTCTTTCGGCGGTGTGTACAAGCTGGCGGCAGTGATGAAGGAGGATGGCACCTTTATTCCTAAGATAAAATTGTCTGAAAATACGGAAAAAGTAACCAATCCCGGCAATAAGACCGTTTACCGTGTCTATGAGAAAGACAGCGGCAAGATCAAGGCTGATCTCATCTGCCTTGTGGACGAGACTTATTCCGAAGAAGATTCTCTGCTCCTCTTTGACCCTCATGAACCATGGAAAAAGACAAAGCTGGCGCCCGGGACTTATACACTGCGCGAGATTATGACCCCTGTATTCCTCAAAGGAACCTGCGTCTACGATACCCCTAAGACAATGAAAATCCGTGAGTATTGTCAGCAGGAACTGAATACGCTCTGGGATGAGACAAGACGGCTTGTCAATCCGCATAAAGTATACGTGGATCTCTCCCGGAATCTGTATGATATGAAGATCGAACTGCTGGCTAAAATGAGCCAGTAA
- the glgD gene encoding glucose-1-phosphate adenylyltransferase subunit GlgD: MRAIGIVLAGGNNHRMKELSQKRAVAAMPIAGSYRSIDFALSNMSHSHIQKVAVLTQYNARSLNDHLSSSKWWDFGRKQGGVFVFTPVVTADHSSWYRGTADAMYQNMDYLKSSHEPYVIIASGDCIYKMDYNKVLEYHIKKKADITVVCKDMEEGTELERYGTIRMNEESRIEEFDEKPIVARSKTVSCGIYIIRRRQLIELLEKCAEEDRYDFVRDILVRYKNMKRIYGYKIKTYWKNIASVADYFNANMDFLKPDVRNHFFREYPDVYSKVDDLPPAKYNVGSNVRNSLISSGCIINGTIENSVVFKSAFIGNNCTIKNSIVLNDVYIGDNTYIENCIVESRDTIPANSCYKGEDGIKIVIEKNMRYKF, encoded by the coding sequence ATGAGAGCAATAGGAATTGTGTTGGCGGGTGGCAATAACCACCGAATGAAAGAATTGTCGCAGAAAAGAGCAGTTGCAGCAATGCCTATTGCAGGAAGTTACAGAAGCATTGATTTTGCATTGAGCAATATGTCCCATTCACACATCCAGAAAGTTGCGGTGTTGACTCAATATAATGCAAGGAGCTTAAACGATCATCTCAGCTCTTCCAAATGGTGGGATTTTGGGAGAAAGCAGGGAGGGGTATTTGTATTCACCCCAGTAGTGACAGCAGATCACAGCTCCTGGTATAGAGGGACCGCAGATGCGATGTACCAGAACATGGATTATCTTAAGAGCAGTCATGAACCGTATGTGATTATAGCAAGCGGCGATTGTATTTATAAGATGGATTACAATAAAGTTCTGGAATACCATATCAAAAAGAAAGCCGACATCACGGTTGTCTGCAAGGACATGGAAGAAGGGACGGAGCTGGAGCGTTACGGAACAATTCGTATGAACGAGGAGAGCCGGATCGAGGAATTTGATGAAAAACCGATTGTGGCAAGGTCCAAAACAGTTTCCTGCGGTATTTATATTATCAGAAGACGCCAGTTAATCGAGCTGCTTGAAAAGTGCGCGGAAGAGGACAGATATGATTTCGTCAGAGATATTCTTGTCCGTTATAAAAATATGAAGCGAATCTATGGCTACAAAATAAAGACTTACTGGAAAAATATTGCTTCCGTGGCAGATTACTTTAACGCAAATATGGATTTTTTAAAGCCGGATGTGCGTAACCATTTTTTCAGGGAATATCCTGATGTATATTCAAAAGTTGATGATTTACCACCAGCTAAGTACAATGTTGGTTCCAATGTGAGAAACAGCCTGATTTCGAGCGGTTGTATCATAAACGGAACGATTGAGAATTCGGTTGTATTTAAGAGTGCATTCATCGGAAATAATTGCACGATCAAAAATTCTATTGTATTAAATGACGTTTATATTGGAGATAACACTTATATTGAAAACTGCATCGTAGAGAGCCGTGATACGATTCCGGCCAACTCCTGCTATAAAGGCGAAGATGGAATAAAGATCGTAATCGAAAAAAATATGAGGTACAAGTTCTAG
- a CDS encoding ribulose-phosphate 3-epimerase has protein sequence MQFDLMASMMSADIGNLEKEVKALEEGGIDSFHIDIMDGRYVPNFAMSLNDMTYIAKAAKSPIDVHLMIEHPNNHIGLFLRNLRPGDTVYIHPEAEYHPSTTLQYIINAGMIPGIAVNPGTSVETVMEMLRIVKKVLVMSVNPGNAGQMYLPYVGKKITRLLSIKEDMDFEIYWDGACSAEMIKKYAPKGVKGFVLGTTLLFGKDKPYGETLEAIRELRF, from the coding sequence ATGCAGTTTGATCTGATGGCATCCATGATGAGTGCCGATATTGGAAATCTGGAAAAAGAAGTAAAGGCGTTAGAGGAAGGCGGAATCGATTCCTTTCATATTGATATTATGGACGGACGCTATGTTCCTAATTTTGCCATGTCGCTCAATGACATGACCTATATAGCCAAAGCGGCAAAAAGCCCGATTGATGTTCACCTGATGATCGAGCATCCGAATAATCATATTGGTCTGTTTTTGAGAAATCTGAGACCGGGCGACACGGTCTATATCCACCCGGAAGCGGAATATCATCCTTCGACAACGCTTCAATATATCATCAACGCTGGCATGATACCGGGCATAGCGGTCAATCCGGGCACGAGCGTGGAGACGGTAATGGAAATGCTGCGCATTGTGAAAAAGGTGTTGGTGATGTCCGTCAATCCGGGAAACGCCGGACAGATGTATCTGCCCTATGTGGGTAAGAAGATCACGAGACTGCTTTCCATAAAGGAAGACATGGATTTTGAAATTTACTGGGATGGCGCATGCAGCGCGGAGATGATAAAAAAATACGCACCAAAAGGCGTCAAAGGTTTTGTGCTTGGCACGACACTGCTCTTTGGGAAAGATAAGCCTTATGGAGAGACATTGGAGGCAATCCGGGAGCTGCGGTTCTGA
- the mfd gene encoding transcription-repair coupling factor, giving the protein MSVRTLKKPFEEMGEFPEIQKLLQKAGKTISVNGCVDSQKIHMAYGLGEGFRNKLVVTYSDLRAREIYEDYTFYDRNAVVYPAKDLIFYQADVHGNRLTMERMKVLRRILEGAPVTVITTFDSLMAYQVPIETLKTGIVRIQKGRELPEKELSALLVAAGYEKVYQVEAQGQFAIRGGIIDIFDLTEENPYRIELWGDEVDSVRSFDIRSQRSIENLESVSVYPATEIVLSDDSIERGVAAIEKEGAETEARLRRQMQTEEAHRIKGQVAELREQMLESRSLVNLESYIRYFYEQPVSFLDFFQEDNTLLILDEPARLKEHGDAVELEFRESMMHRAQKGYVLPGQMDLLLSVEQTTARLKKYHVAMLSSIHQKDTLLPCDSRFAVTAKSIASYNNSFEMLVSDLRRYKKNGYRVLLLSGSRTRARRLASDLADHDLAAFYSEDPERELAEGEIMTCFGHVLRGFEYPLLKYVILSESDIFGGEKKKKKKKQRKYEGQKIHDFTELKVGDYVVHESHGLGIYRGIEKVEIEKVVKDYMKIEYRDGGNLYILATGFDVIQKYASADAKKPKLNKLGTQEWSRTRSKVKSAVGEVAKDLVDLYAARQQKSGFCFDRDTVWQREFEESFPFEETEDQLTAIEATKADMESNKIMDRLVCGDVGYGKTEIAIRAAFKAVQSGKQTVFLVPTTILAQQHYNTFMQRMKDFPVRVDLMSRFRTPAQQKQTIEDLKKGLVDIVIGTHRVLSADVGFKDLGLLIIDEEQRFGVTHKEKIKTMKENVDVLTLTATPIPRTLHMSLAGIRDMSVLEEAPGERVPIQTYVMEYNDEMVREAIVRELSRGGQVYYVYNRVNTIADTAAAISRLVPEATVGFAHGQMKERELERIMYDFIDGEIDVLVSTTIIETGLDISNVNTMIIHDSDNMGLSQLYQLRGRVGRSNRTAYAFLMYKKDKLLKEVAEKRLQAIREFTDLGSGFKIAMRDLEIRGAGNLLGRRQHGHMEAVGYDLYCKMLNEAVKHLKGEEEKVDFSTTVDLDVDAYIPPSYIMNEVQKLDIYKRIASIEDQAECEDMREELVDRFGESPKSVENLLRIALIRKQAHTLYLSDVQGKNELLTFKFIQNAPVRIENLPQILEHYQGKMTFCPKGDPYLQYRYKKCGLVEKDGEMLLKLTEDLLEQMRGFLLAGKEDEK; this is encoded by the coding sequence ATGAGCGTGAGGACACTGAAAAAACCCTTTGAGGAAATGGGGGAATTTCCGGAAATACAGAAATTATTACAGAAAGCAGGAAAGACGATCAGCGTCAATGGCTGCGTGGATTCTCAGAAGATCCATATGGCCTATGGACTCGGTGAGGGGTTTCGAAATAAACTGGTTGTCACCTACAGTGACTTGAGAGCCAGAGAAATTTACGAGGATTATACCTTTTATGACAGAAATGCAGTTGTCTATCCGGCGAAAGATCTGATTTTCTATCAGGCCGATGTGCATGGAAACAGGCTGACAATGGAGCGGATGAAAGTGCTGCGCAGGATTTTGGAAGGAGCTCCTGTCACAGTGATCACGACATTTGACAGTCTGATGGCTTATCAGGTGCCGATCGAAACTTTGAAAACAGGGATTGTGCGTATCCAGAAAGGACGGGAGCTGCCTGAAAAAGAGCTGTCAGCATTGCTTGTGGCTGCCGGTTATGAAAAGGTTTATCAGGTGGAGGCACAGGGACAGTTTGCGATCCGAGGCGGAATTATCGATATTTTTGATCTGACAGAGGAAAACCCGTATCGAATTGAACTGTGGGGAGATGAAGTGGATTCTGTGCGCAGTTTCGATATTCGCAGTCAGCGGTCAATAGAAAATCTGGAGAGTGTGTCCGTCTATCCGGCGACAGAGATCGTACTGTCTGATGACAGTATAGAGCGGGGAGTTGCTGCGATTGAGAAGGAAGGGGCAGAAACTGAGGCAAGACTTCGGAGACAGATGCAGACGGAAGAGGCACACCGCATCAAAGGGCAGGTCGCAGAATTAAGAGAACAGATGCTCGAATCTCGTTCGCTGGTAAATCTGGAGAGTTATATTCGGTATTTTTATGAGCAACCCGTTTCATTTCTTGACTTTTTTCAGGAAGACAATACGCTGCTCATTCTGGATGAGCCTGCCAGACTGAAAGAACATGGAGATGCAGTAGAACTGGAATTTCGGGAGAGTATGATGCACCGTGCGCAAAAAGGCTACGTATTGCCGGGGCAGATGGATCTGCTGCTCTCCGTAGAACAGACAACTGCCAGACTGAAAAAATATCATGTGGCAATGCTCTCGTCTATTCATCAGAAAGATACACTGCTTCCCTGCGACAGCAGATTTGCGGTGACGGCGAAGTCAATCGCTTCTTACAATAATAGTTTTGAGATGCTGGTCAGTGACCTGCGGCGTTACAAAAAAAACGGTTACCGGGTACTTTTATTGTCCGGTTCCCGGACACGGGCAAGGCGGCTTGCAAGCGACCTGGCGGATCATGACCTGGCGGCATTTTACAGTGAAGACCCGGAAAGAGAGTTGGCGGAAGGGGAGATCATGACTTGCTTTGGGCATGTGCTCAGAGGGTTTGAGTACCCTCTGTTAAAGTATGTCATTTTATCTGAGAGTGATATTTTCGGGGGAGAGAAAAAGAAAAAAAAGAAAAAGCAGCGTAAGTATGAAGGACAGAAGATTCATGATTTTACAGAACTGAAAGTCGGCGATTACGTTGTTCATGAGAGCCATGGTCTCGGCATCTATCGGGGAATTGAAAAGGTTGAAATAGAAAAAGTCGTCAAAGATTATATGAAAATCGAATATCGGGACGGAGGGAATCTTTATATTTTAGCCACTGGCTTTGATGTCATACAAAAGTATGCCAGCGCAGATGCCAAAAAGCCGAAACTGAACAAGCTGGGCACGCAGGAATGGAGCCGCACGAGAAGTAAAGTAAAAAGTGCGGTGGGGGAAGTCGCCAAAGATCTTGTCGATCTGTATGCAGCCAGACAGCAAAAGAGTGGATTCTGTTTTGACAGGGATACTGTGTGGCAGAGAGAATTTGAGGAATCCTTTCCCTTCGAAGAAACGGAAGACCAGCTCACAGCCATTGAAGCGACGAAGGCGGATATGGAGAGCAACAAGATCATGGACCGTCTTGTCTGCGGCGATGTCGGATACGGCAAGACGGAGATTGCAATCCGGGCGGCGTTTAAGGCGGTGCAAAGCGGGAAGCAGACGGTATTTCTTGTGCCAACGACGATCCTGGCGCAGCAGCATTACAATACGTTTATGCAGAGAATGAAAGATTTTCCTGTGAGGGTCGATCTGATGTCGAGATTTCGCACACCGGCGCAGCAGAAACAGACGATCGAAGACCTGAAAAAGGGGCTTGTAGATATTGTGATCGGAACCCACAGAGTGCTGTCCGCCGATGTTGGATTTAAGGACCTGGGACTGCTCATCATCGATGAGGAGCAGCGCTTTGGCGTGACACATAAAGAAAAAATCAAGACAATGAAGGAAAATGTCGATGTACTGACACTGACAGCAACACCGATACCACGAACGCTTCATATGAGCCTGGCGGGAATCCGGGACATGAGCGTACTGGAGGAGGCTCCGGGGGAGCGGGTGCCGATCCAGACTTATGTGATGGAATATAATGATGAGATGGTGAGGGAAGCCATTGTCAGAGAGCTTTCAAGGGGTGGACAAGTATATTACGTATATAACAGAGTCAATACGATAGCAGATACCGCAGCTGCCATCAGCCGTCTTGTGCCGGAGGCGACGGTGGGATTTGCGCACGGCCAGATGAAGGAACGGGAGCTGGAACGGATCATGTATGATTTCATAGACGGAGAAATCGATGTCCTTGTCTCCACAACGATTATCGAGACCGGGCTTGACATTTCCAATGTGAACACGATGATTATACATGACTCAGATAACATGGGCTTGTCGCAGCTGTATCAGCTTCGGGGAAGAGTAGGCCGCTCTAACAGAACTGCCTATGCGTTTTTGATGTACAAAAAGGATAAATTGCTGAAGGAAGTGGCGGAAAAGAGACTTCAGGCAATCCGGGAGTTTACGGATCTGGGGAGCGGTTTTAAAATTGCCATGCGCGATCTGGAAATACGGGGCGCCGGCAATCTTCTCGGCAGGCGTCAGCATGGGCATATGGAGGCGGTCGGCTATGACTTATATTGCAAAATGCTCAACGAGGCAGTGAAACATTTAAAGGGAGAAGAGGAAAAGGTTGATTTTTCCACGACGGTCGATCTGGATGTGGACGCTTATATTCCGCCCTCCTATATTATGAATGAAGTACAGAAACTGGATATTTATAAAAGAATTGCAAGTATCGAGGATCAGGCGGAATGTGAGGACATGAGGGAGGAACTGGTAGACAGATTCGGGGAAAGTCCGAAATCAGTGGAAAATCTGCTGCGTATTGCGCTGATTCGCAAGCAGGCTCATACTCTGTATCTGTCTGACGTACAGGGAAAAAATGAACTGTTAACGTTTAAATTTATTCAGAACGCACCTGTGAGGATTGAAAACCTGCCTCAAATATTGGAGCATTATCAAGGAAAAATGACGTTTTGCCCCAAAGGAGATCCATATTTGCAGTATCGTTATAAAAAATGTGGTTTGGTAGAGAAGGATGGGGAAATGCTTTTGAAACTGACTGAAGACTTGCTGGAGCAGATGCGAGGCTTTCTGCTGGCAGGGAAGGAAGACGAAAAATAG
- the pth gene encoding aminoacyl-tRNA hydrolase, with protein sequence MVIIAGLGNPGQKYKDTRHNTGFSVIDVIAEKHGIAVLEKKHKAMIGKGYIDGQKVILAKPQTYMNLSGESLRELVDYYKVNETEQMIVIYDDISMDVGQLRIRKKGSAGGHNGIKNIISHMGHDTFLRIKVGVGEKPKEYDLVDYVLGHFSEEEKRKIAASAQLADEAVRLMVRGDTEGAMNRYNKKQEV encoded by the coding sequence ATGGTTATCATTGCGGGCCTGGGGAATCCGGGACAGAAATACAAGGACACGAGACATAATACGGGATTTTCGGTCATAGATGTAATAGCAGAAAAACATGGAATTGCTGTTTTGGAAAAGAAACACAAGGCGATGATAGGAAAAGGCTATATAGACGGACAAAAGGTCATACTGGCGAAGCCACAGACTTACATGAACTTGAGCGGAGAAAGTCTGCGGGAGCTTGTAGACTATTATAAAGTAAACGAGACAGAGCAAATGATCGTCATCTATGATGACATCAGTATGGATGTGGGCCAGCTTCGGATCAGAAAGAAGGGAAGCGCCGGCGGACACAATGGGATCAAAAATATTATTTCTCATATGGGGCATGATACATTTCTGCGGATCAAGGTAGGCGTCGGTGAGAAACCGAAGGAATATGATCTGGTAGATTATGTGCTCGGACATTTTTCGGAGGAAGAGAAAAGGAAAATAGCAGCCAGTGCACAGTTGGCTGATGAAGCGGTGCGCCTTATGGTGCGGGGTGATACAGAGGGCGCTATGAACAGATATAATAAAAAACAAGAGGTATGA
- the spoVG gene encoding septation regulator SpoVG: MKITDVRVRKITKEGKMKAVVSITIDNEFVVHDIKVIEGEKGLFIAMPSKKATDGEYRDIAHPINSETREGIQRIILESYEKALLEPDSME; encoded by the coding sequence ATGAAGATAACAGACGTACGAGTTCGTAAAATAACGAAAGAAGGTAAAATGAAAGCAGTCGTATCTATTACGATCGACAATGAATTCGTAGTTCATGACATCAAGGTGATTGAAGGTGAGAAAGGGCTTTTCATTGCAATGCCAAGCAAGAAAGCCACGGATGGGGAATATCGGGATATTGCACATCCTATCAATTCAGAGACTAGAGAAGGCATACAAAGGATTATTTTAGAGAGTTACGAGAAAGCGTTGTTGGAACCTGACAGCATGGAATAA
- a CDS encoding EAL domain-containing protein, whose product MDKLRAILVVSSDPEDGNVVREIWKKEKECEILEVSNGAQAQQILDERKNIEVIYLNIIPTETTGLDFLNHVKRDGKYAHIPVVVGTQSGNDGVTEQALQLGVEDFVLKPYNREVLYHRISSVIERSLYDKDPLTKLYSAVTFNNQTKHILLQNSDIPYVILYFNIKGFTLVNDFYGSEKGEAILLEFSRILQEGVKQKGICGRVIADQFVCCIPSVRGTEEIHFYEYVQDRTEKLRKKYHFSLECGIYKVDNTDIPVSIMCDRARFSLTDIKENLGQNYAYYSAATAKRCRDEQRIIADMEQALHERQFFVMLQPIYDAATEQPISAEALVRWKHPELGIIRPDVFIPLFEKNGFIRQLDLYVWEEVCSMLARMQKKVEHVCPVSVNVSRIDLYDPGVGKAIEQLLDKYELPKDKLRLEITESAYTEKPQEIITLVTGLRQRGFELLMDDFGSGYSSLNMLKEMPIDTLKIDMQFMEELSSSPRAGNILISIVRMAKLLNISTVAEGVETREQLEFLKNVGCDRIQGYYFAKPLTMEEYEELMLKELPPVSETNKYKKGVLLVDDVKMFRRSLQDALGNSYRYFEAANGKEALKILYESVSKISMVITDIFMPEMDGFELIQELQSNSIFSHIPIIVVTSSEERKNEIRALEYGAVDVVTKPYDPVIVSQRVKNVMKLSETEWLQMEIRLMNGSKI is encoded by the coding sequence ATGGATAAACTAAGGGCAATTTTGGTCGTTTCGTCTGATCCGGAGGACGGCAACGTAGTCAGAGAAATTTGGAAAAAAGAAAAAGAATGTGAAATTTTAGAAGTGTCGAATGGTGCGCAGGCGCAGCAGATATTGGATGAGAGGAAAAACATTGAAGTCATTTATCTCAATATCATACCGACAGAAACTACCGGATTGGATTTCTTGAACCATGTGAAGAGAGATGGGAAGTATGCCCATATACCGGTTGTAGTCGGCACGCAGTCTGGCAATGACGGGGTCACAGAGCAGGCTTTGCAACTCGGCGTGGAAGATTTTGTTTTGAAGCCGTACAACAGAGAGGTTCTGTATCACAGGATCAGCAGTGTCATTGAGCGGAGTCTGTATGATAAGGACCCTCTGACAAAGTTGTATTCGGCAGTTACCTTTAACAATCAGACGAAACACATTCTGCTGCAAAACAGTGATATTCCGTATGTGATATTGTACTTTAACATTAAAGGATTTACACTTGTCAATGACTTTTACGGAAGTGAGAAGGGAGAGGCGATTCTCCTGGAATTCTCCCGCATTTTACAAGAAGGCGTGAAGCAAAAAGGCATCTGCGGAAGAGTGATTGCCGATCAGTTTGTCTGCTGTATTCCCAGTGTCAGAGGCACTGAGGAAATTCATTTTTATGAGTACGTACAGGACAGAACGGAAAAGCTTCGTAAAAAATATCATTTCAGTCTGGAATGTGGGATTTATAAAGTCGATAATACGGATATTCCTGTATCCATCATGTGTGACCGTGCGAGATTTTCGCTGACAGATATTAAAGAAAATCTCGGCCAGAATTATGCCTATTACAGCGCGGCAACTGCCAAACGCTGCCGGGATGAACAGCGTATCATTGCGGATATGGAACAGGCGCTGCATGAAAGGCAGTTTTTTGTCATGCTTCAGCCCATTTATGATGCGGCTACGGAACAGCCGATCAGTGCAGAAGCACTTGTGCGCTGGAAGCATCCGGAGCTGGGGATTATCCGCCCGGACGTTTTTATTCCGCTGTTTGAGAAAAACGGATTTATCCGCCAGCTCGATCTGTATGTGTGGGAAGAAGTGTGCAGTATGCTGGCGAGAATGCAGAAGAAAGTGGAACATGTATGCCCGGTGTCTGTCAATGTGTCCCGGATTGATCTGTATGATCCTGGCGTAGGCAAGGCCATTGAGCAGCTTCTGGATAAATATGAACTGCCGAAGGATAAGCTGCGACTGGAAATCACCGAGAGTGCCTATACGGAAAAACCACAGGAGATCATCACCCTTGTCACAGGGCTCAGGCAGCGGGGCTTTGAGCTTTTAATGGATGACTTTGGCAGCGGCTATTCTTCGCTTAATATGTTGAAAGAGATGCCGATTGATACATTGAAAATTGATATGCAGTTTATGGAGGAGTTATCTTCTTCTCCAAGGGCAGGCAATATTCTGATCAGTATCGTTCGTATGGCCAAGCTACTGAATATCAGTACAGTGGCGGAAGGCGTCGAGACGAGAGAACAGCTTGAGTTTTTAAAGAATGTCGGATGCGACAGAATACAGGGCTATTATTTTGCAAAACCGCTGACCATGGAAGAATACGAAGAGCTGATGCTGAAGGAGCTTCCTCCGGTCAGTGAGACGAATAAATACAAAAAGGGTGTCTTGTTGGTAGATGACGTGAAAATGTTCCGAAGATCTTTACAGGATGCGCTGGGAAATTCTTATCGGTATTTTGAAGCGGCCAACGGGAAAGAAGCTCTGAAAATTCTGTATGAATCCGTGAGTAAGATCAGTATGGTCATCACTGACATTTTCATGCCGGAGATGGACGGTTTTGAGCTGATACAGGAGTTGCAGAGTAATTCCATCTTTTCACATATTCCGATCATTGTTGTCACGTCGAGTGAAGAACGGAAAAATGAAATCAGAGCATTGGAGTATGGCGCCGTAGATGTGGTCACGAAGCCGTATGATCCTGTCATCGTAAGCCAGCGTGTCAAAAATGTGATGAAACTGTCAGAGACAGAATGGCTGCAGATGGAGATCAGACTGATGAACGGAAGTAAGATATAA
- the spoVT gene encoding stage V sporulation protein T: MKATGIVRRIDDLGRIVIPKEIRRTLRIRESDPLEIFTDREGEIILKKYSPIGEMNTFAKQYAESLAQVSGHTAIIADRDQFIAASGGYKNAIGKSISKELEEKLDKRESVLSSRGERSFVQIFDENDGEYVHEAIGVIICEGDVIGAVILIDDDNKSKMGEVEKKLILSAAAFLGRQMQA, encoded by the coding sequence ATGAAAGCAACGGGAATTGTTCGTAGAATAGATGATCTGGGCCGCATTGTAATACCGAAAGAAATCAGAAGGACGCTTCGCATCAGGGAGAGCGATCCCCTGGAAATATTTACCGACAGAGAAGGAGAGATCATTCTCAAAAAGTATTCCCCGATCGGTGAAATGAATACATTCGCAAAACAATACGCGGAAAGCCTGGCACAGGTATCAGGACATACGGCGATCATTGCCGACAGAGATCAGTTCATTGCAGCCTCGGGCGGATATAAAAATGCAATCGGAAAATCAATCAGCAAGGAGCTGGAAGAAAAGCTGGACAAGCGGGAATCGGTATTGTCTTCAAGAGGTGAGCGCAGCTTTGTGCAGATTTTTGATGAAAACGACGGAGAATATGTGCATGAGGCGATCGGCGTTATTATCTGCGAGGGCGATGTGATTGGGGCGGTAATCCTGATCGATGATGACAACAAGAGCAAAATGGGTGAAGTGGAGAAGAAACTGATTCTGTCTGCGGCGGCGTTTCTCGGCAGACAGATGCAGGCGTAG